Proteins from a single region of Polyangium spumosum:
- a CDS encoding DUF58 domain-containing protein: protein MAEPRPSSRSGKDGIPIDWGSLAPLRLRARSLAEGVYAGGHRSVRKGPGVEFGGHRPYVPGDDLRFFDRRALLRHDRMMIREFETETDRALWLCVDATASMAYRSTRAPGAKLAYGALVAAALARVALSSGDPVGLAWIGGRGTLALPASSGREAFDRVAGALEGAAAAGDASADEAAMERALAPVARRARRGAVIVLVSDFVDLPERALSAFSALAAGGRSLVAVRVLDPNEADLGFSGHVRLRASEGDVVVETDAEEVRAIYRERLAAIAERWSRELSGRGGRWVEATTDRPPADVVRDVVRAVAEARA, encoded by the coding sequence ATGGCCGAGCCTCGCCCCTCGTCGCGGTCCGGAAAGGACGGGATCCCCATCGACTGGGGCAGCCTCGCGCCGCTGCGCCTCCGCGCCCGGTCCCTGGCCGAAGGCGTGTACGCCGGAGGGCACCGGAGCGTTCGAAAAGGGCCCGGCGTGGAGTTCGGCGGGCACAGGCCCTACGTGCCCGGCGACGATCTGCGGTTCTTCGACCGCCGCGCGCTGCTCCGGCACGACCGGATGATGATCCGCGAGTTCGAGACGGAGACGGATCGCGCGCTCTGGCTCTGCGTGGACGCGACCGCGTCGATGGCCTACCGGAGCACGCGGGCCCCCGGGGCGAAGCTCGCGTACGGGGCGCTCGTGGCCGCGGCGCTCGCGCGCGTGGCGCTGTCGAGCGGCGATCCCGTGGGGCTCGCGTGGATCGGCGGGCGAGGGACGCTCGCGCTGCCGGCGTCGAGCGGGCGCGAGGCGTTCGACAGGGTGGCCGGCGCGCTCGAAGGGGCCGCAGCCGCAGGCGACGCGAGCGCAGACGAGGCCGCGATGGAGCGCGCCCTCGCCCCGGTGGCGCGGCGCGCCCGGCGCGGCGCGGTGATCGTGCTGGTGAGCGATTTCGTGGACCTGCCCGAGCGGGCGCTCTCGGCGTTTTCGGCGCTCGCGGCCGGCGGGCGCTCGCTCGTGGCGGTGCGGGTGCTCGACCCGAACGAGGCGGATCTCGGCTTCTCCGGGCACGTGCGGCTACGCGCGAGCGAGGGCGACGTGGTCGTCGAGACGGACGCCGAGGAGGTGCGCGCGATCTACCGCGAGCGGCTCGCCGCGATCGCCGAGCGCTGGTCGAGGGAGCTCTCGGGCCGAGGCGGGCGCTGGGTGGAGGCGACGACGGACAGGCCCCCCGCCGACGTGGTGCGCGACGTGGTGCGCGCCGTGGCCGAGGCGCGGGCATGA
- a CDS encoding serine/threonine-protein kinase, which produces MATRIEGRIGDHYQLSAVLGRGAMGTVYAAKDLRTGKRVALKALHVRGFLDPRDPDVLRFEQEARIAGSLASEHIAQVFDIERDPETEAPFLVMELLRGEDLQSLLDRVGPLSVDVALRIAAQAARGLAAAHAAGVVHRDVKPGNLYLARQHGGEIVVKVLDFGIAKIRRLPVDLSAGAGLTAPQASMTATGQLLGSPLYMSPEQVDGAKGLDARSDVFSLAVTLYAMLAGRPPHADVKSFPMLLTRISTTPMPRIRAAAPWVSPEVEALLDHAAQLDREARFPNAAGLLDAIEPLLPAGAALREELLVGCGGNSGP; this is translated from the coding sequence TTGGCAACCCGGATCGAAGGGCGGATCGGAGACCATTACCAGCTCTCGGCCGTGCTCGGCCGGGGGGCCATGGGCACGGTGTACGCGGCGAAGGACCTGCGCACGGGCAAACGCGTGGCCCTCAAGGCCCTGCACGTCCGCGGGTTCCTCGACCCGCGCGACCCGGACGTCCTGCGCTTCGAGCAGGAGGCGCGTATCGCAGGATCGCTCGCGTCCGAGCACATCGCCCAGGTCTTCGACATCGAGCGAGACCCCGAGACCGAGGCGCCGTTCCTCGTGATGGAGCTGCTCCGCGGCGAGGACCTGCAATCGCTGCTCGACCGCGTGGGGCCCCTCTCGGTCGACGTGGCCTTGCGGATCGCGGCGCAGGCCGCGCGGGGGCTCGCGGCGGCGCACGCGGCCGGGGTCGTGCATCGGGACGTCAAGCCCGGCAACCTCTACCTGGCGCGGCAACATGGCGGCGAGATCGTGGTCAAGGTCCTCGATTTTGGCATCGCCAAGATACGGCGCCTCCCGGTCGACCTGTCCGCGGGCGCCGGGCTCACGGCGCCGCAGGCGTCGATGACGGCGACGGGGCAGCTCCTCGGCTCGCCGCTCTACATGTCGCCGGAGCAGGTGGACGGCGCGAAGGGCCTCGACGCGCGCAGCGACGTGTTCTCGCTGGCCGTGACGCTCTACGCGATGCTCGCCGGCCGGCCGCCGCACGCGGACGTGAAATCGTTCCCGATGCTGCTCACGCGTATCTCGACGACGCCCATGCCCCGCATTCGCGCGGCGGCGCCGTGGGTCTCGCCCGAGGTCGAGGCGCTGCTCGACCACGCGGCGCAGCTCGACCGCGAGGCGCGATTCCCGAACGCGGCGGGGTTGCTCGACGCGATCGAGCCTCTCCTCCCGGCAGGCGCGGCATTACGCGAGGAGCTGCTCGTCGGCTGCGGGGGGAATTCCGGACCGTGA